The Cellulomonas sp. P24 genome contains a region encoding:
- a CDS encoding EAL and HDOD domain-containing protein, which yields MDEMSNIPVDPHLPGNPPDENAAAVAPTQVAVHRQPVIRSDRSVYGYAVQVSLHTPGWGPLTREPSEITVENQYAQLHMATLAGDCALFLRATPGMLRGTASVPTPVGGLVLEVPATFAERLDAADAVDALSDRQIRIALADYTGTPAQDALLPSAHFVKVDLSSDVDVLRDLVERAHQDGVAVIGERADSDPRTQLGMALGVDLLQGPIFSRDAPMPTTSFSAGELQCLELMQLLSAEEIDHVAVVRVVSADPELAVRVLRLVNSSAVALRRQVDSVRQAVVLVGPQQLGALAMASLMDARPSSLGSLWFILARATACRTLAGSDAAYTVGLLSAIASHQSAAPSELANRTGVSADVANALRDNTGPYGAALAAVLAHEENDIAAVQATGFVPSDVATVYLAAVAAAFGTATSLAGTRSSHDRS from the coding sequence ATGGACGAGATGAGCAACATTCCTGTGGACCCGCACCTGCCGGGGAACCCACCCGACGAGAACGCGGCGGCGGTGGCCCCGACGCAGGTCGCGGTGCACCGTCAGCCGGTGATCCGCTCCGACCGCAGCGTCTACGGCTACGCGGTGCAGGTCAGCCTGCACACCCCGGGCTGGGGTCCGCTCACGCGGGAACCGTCGGAGATCACGGTCGAGAACCAGTACGCCCAGCTCCACATGGCGACGCTCGCCGGCGACTGCGCACTGTTCCTCCGGGCCACACCGGGGATGCTGCGCGGGACGGCCTCGGTGCCGACCCCCGTCGGCGGACTCGTGCTCGAGGTCCCTGCGACCTTCGCCGAGCGCCTCGACGCCGCCGACGCCGTCGACGCGCTGAGCGACCGGCAGATCCGCATCGCCCTGGCCGACTACACGGGCACGCCGGCCCAGGACGCCCTGCTGCCCTCGGCGCACTTCGTCAAGGTCGACCTCAGCTCCGACGTCGACGTCCTGCGTGACCTCGTCGAACGCGCGCACCAGGACGGCGTCGCCGTGATCGGTGAGCGGGCCGACTCGGACCCGCGGACCCAGCTCGGCATGGCACTCGGCGTCGACCTGCTCCAGGGCCCGATCTTCAGCCGCGACGCCCCGATGCCGACGACCAGCTTCAGCGCCGGCGAGCTCCAGTGCCTCGAGCTCATGCAGCTGCTCAGCGCCGAGGAGATCGACCACGTCGCGGTGGTGCGTGTCGTCAGCGCGGACCCCGAGCTCGCGGTGCGGGTGCTGCGCCTCGTCAACTCGAGCGCCGTCGCCCTGCGTCGTCAGGTCGACTCGGTGCGGCAGGCGGTCGTCCTCGTCGGGCCGCAGCAGCTCGGCGCCCTGGCGATGGCCTCGCTCATGGATGCTCGCCCCAGCTCCCTCGGCTCGCTGTGGTTCATCCTCGCCCGCGCCACCGCCTGCCGGACGCTCGCCGGCTCCGACGCCGCCTACACCGTCGGGCTGCTCTCGGCGATCGCCTCGCACCAGAGCGCGGCACCGAGCGAGCTCGCGAACCGGACAGGGGTCTCGGCCGACGTCGCGAACGCCTTGCGCGACAACACCGGCCCGTACGGTGCCGCGCTCGCCGCCGTGCTCGCGCACGAGGAGAACGACATCGCCGCGGTGCAGGCGACCGGGTTCGTCCCGTCCGACGTGGCGACCGTGTACCTCGCCGCCGTCGCCGCCGCGTTCGGCACCGCGACGTCCCTCGCAGGGACACGGTCGTCCCACGACCGGTCCTGA
- a CDS encoding flagellar protein FlgN: MQLSDVLWQERHLLELLLFKLEEEQMILTSGRTRWLGHATREVETVLDQIRDSELGRTVESEAAAVELGLEPGISLLQLAQQAPAPWGELLHAHREAFVSLTSEIVELANGNRELLAISHRAAQETLMSLQETVETYDGQGMTAATSGGSQLLDQSF, from the coding sequence ATGCAGCTGTCAGACGTTCTGTGGCAGGAACGTCATCTGCTCGAGCTCCTGCTGTTCAAGCTGGAGGAGGAGCAGATGATCCTCACCAGCGGTCGCACGCGCTGGCTCGGTCACGCCACGCGCGAGGTCGAGACGGTGCTGGACCAGATCCGTGACTCCGAGCTGGGCCGCACGGTCGAGTCCGAGGCCGCGGCCGTCGAGCTCGGCCTCGAGCCCGGGATCAGCCTCCTGCAGCTCGCCCAGCAGGCACCCGCGCCGTGGGGTGAGCTGCTGCACGCGCACCGGGAGGCGTTCGTGAGCCTGACCTCCGAGATCGTCGAGCTCGCCAACGGGAACCGCGAGCTCCTCGCGATCTCGCACCGGGCCGCGCAGGAGACGTTGATGTCCCTCCAGGAGACCGTGGAGACGTACGACGGCCAGGGCATGACCGCCGCGACCTCGGGCGGCTCGCAGCTGCTCGACCAGTCCTTCTGA
- a CDS encoding DedA family protein, with protein sequence MSGILENILGAPAWVVLTVVGLVVFAEDALFVGFVLPGETAAILGGVAANRGQVAFQAILAVVIAAAIVGDTVGYEVGRHYGGRVLELKALARHRDRLEQAQRFLQRRGGWAVLLGRGVAFFRAVMPALAGTARMRYPVFLAFNATGGIIWGSVVVTAGYLAGASYAAVERTIGRDAALIALVIALVAFVVWRVRAHRS encoded by the coding sequence ATGAGCGGCATCCTCGAGAACATCCTCGGTGCCCCGGCCTGGGTCGTGCTGACCGTCGTCGGCCTCGTCGTCTTCGCCGAGGACGCCTTGTTCGTCGGCTTCGTGCTCCCCGGTGAGACCGCCGCGATCCTCGGCGGCGTGGCCGCCAACCGGGGTCAGGTCGCGTTCCAGGCGATCCTCGCGGTCGTGATCGCCGCGGCGATCGTCGGCGACACCGTCGGCTACGAGGTCGGTCGCCACTACGGCGGCCGGGTGCTCGAGCTGAAGGCGCTGGCCCGCCATCGGGACCGCCTCGAGCAGGCGCAGCGGTTCCTCCAGCGACGCGGCGGCTGGGCCGTCCTGCTGGGGCGCGGGGTCGCGTTCTTCCGGGCGGTCATGCCGGCGCTCGCCGGTACCGCGCGGATGCGCTATCCGGTGTTCCTCGCGTTCAACGCGACCGGCGGGATCATCTGGGGCAGCGTCGTCGTGACCGCGGGCTACCTGGCAGGTGCGTCCTACGCCGCCGTGGAGCGGACGATCGGCCGGGACGCCGCACTGATCGCCCTCGTCATCGCCCTGGTCGCGTTCGTGGTCTGGCGGGTCCGGGCGCACCGGTCCTGA
- a CDS encoding MFS transporter translates to MFGLSGAVDMLLFYPSGKVMDRMGRLWVAIPSMLVMAVAMIALPFSHTVAAVSIVAMILGFGNGIGSGILMTLGADVAPADRRAQFLGVWRVIQDTGNAGGPLLVAAGAALGSLGAGILATGTTALLAAGALARWVPRWSVHANRGTRRRAAEQAAAASADVAVEPGAR, encoded by the coding sequence GTGTTCGGGCTGTCCGGGGCGGTCGACATGCTGCTCTTCTACCCGTCGGGGAAGGTCATGGACCGGATGGGGCGCCTGTGGGTGGCGATCCCGTCGATGCTCGTGATGGCGGTCGCGATGATCGCCCTGCCGTTCTCGCACACCGTGGCGGCGGTCAGCATCGTCGCGATGATCCTCGGCTTCGGCAACGGGATCGGGTCCGGGATCCTCATGACCCTGGGAGCCGACGTCGCACCGGCCGACCGGCGTGCGCAGTTCCTGGGCGTCTGGCGCGTGATCCAGGACACCGGCAACGCCGGGGGACCGCTCCTGGTCGCCGCCGGCGCCGCGCTCGGCAGCCTCGGCGCCGGGATCCTGGCGACCGGGACGACGGCGCTGCTCGCGGCAGGAGCGCTCGCGCGGTGGGTGCCGCGGTGGTCCGTGCACGCGAACCGGGGCACGCGGCGTCGAGCCGCCGAGCAGGCCGCCGCGGCGTCGGCCGACGTCGCGGTCGAGCCGGGCGCGCGCTGA
- the flgL gene encoding flagellar hook-associated protein FlgL, translated as MISRVTQQTIQRSTLANVQMNLAAAAALQNEMSSGTKISKPSDDPSGTSALLRLKADQRAATQYQRNANDGTAWLSTIDSTLSSSVATLQRARDLAVQSGNTASMSATGREALATEIDSLKKELLSLANTKLLGRNVFAGTSNTATAITVTPGTPATPGPPPTPATPATYTANDVPGASVQRRVSADTTVRVDASASAVFGNDTGGVVDPANPSVFALLDKMSAEIRSGVSATVDLTAIDARLSTISAQQSAIGAQQNQITSAQTILGSKQVALSAQVSSVQDVDLAEMILKIQQQSVTYQGALAAAGKSLQPSLMDYLK; from the coding sequence ATGATCAGCCGGGTGACCCAGCAGACGATCCAGCGGTCGACGCTCGCCAACGTGCAGATGAACCTCGCCGCAGCAGCGGCGCTGCAGAACGAGATGTCCAGCGGCACCAAGATCAGCAAGCCGTCCGACGACCCGAGCGGCACGTCGGCTCTGCTGCGGCTCAAGGCCGACCAGCGGGCCGCGACCCAGTACCAGCGGAACGCGAACGACGGCACCGCGTGGCTCAGCACGATCGACAGCACCCTGAGCTCGTCGGTCGCGACCCTGCAGCGCGCCCGGGACCTCGCGGTCCAGAGCGGCAACACCGCCTCCATGAGCGCGACCGGTCGCGAGGCCCTCGCGACGGAGATCGACAGCCTGAAGAAGGAGCTCCTCAGCCTCGCCAACACCAAGCTCCTGGGGCGCAACGTGTTCGCAGGCACGTCGAACACCGCGACGGCGATCACCGTGACGCCCGGGACCCCCGCGACCCCCGGCCCGCCGCCCACCCCGGCGACCCCGGCCACCTACACGGCCAATGACGTCCCCGGCGCGTCCGTGCAGCGCCGCGTCTCGGCCGACACGACCGTCCGCGTCGACGCCTCCGCCTCGGCAGTGTTCGGCAACGACACCGGAGGCGTCGTCGACCCGGCGAACCCGTCGGTCTTCGCGCTCCTCGACAAGATGTCCGCCGAGATCCGCAGCGGCGTGAGCGCGACCGTTGACCTCACCGCGATCGATGCGCGCCTCAGCACGATCTCCGCCCAGCAGTCGGCGATCGGCGCCCAGCAGAACCAGATCACCAGTGCCCAGACCATCCTCGGCTCGAAGCAGGTCGCGTTGAGCGCGCAGGTGTCGTCGGTCCAGGATGTCGACCTCGCGGAGATGATCTTGAAGATCCAGCAGCAGTCCGTCACGTACCAGGGCGCTCTCGCCGCCGCGGGCAAGTCCCTGCAGCCCTCGCTCATGGACTACCTCAAGTGA
- a CDS encoding MFS transporter: MTSRDFSLTSLIPGVFLPTIVFEIGIGAVLPVIALTGRNLGGSIAVAGLLVSMLAIGQILGDVPAGALAARIGDRRAMVLAASVTIVTLGASALARSVWVLGAGVLATGAANAVFMLARQSYLTEASPVLRRARALSTLAGVQRIGTFIGPFAGALVIHLAGVGAVYWLAVGTSAVAAVIVAVVPDVADTAETAAAKLRAATVVPMRRIVADHRQVFLTLGFAVLAVGAVRGRARRSCRCGPSTSGCPRPRRAWCSGCPGRSTCCSSTRRGRSWTGWGACGWRSRRCS; encoded by the coding sequence ATGACCTCGCGTGACTTCTCGCTCACCAGCCTGATCCCCGGGGTGTTCCTACCGACGATCGTCTTCGAGATCGGCATCGGCGCCGTCCTGCCGGTGATCGCCCTGACCGGACGCAACCTCGGCGGCAGCATCGCGGTGGCCGGCCTGCTCGTGTCGATGCTGGCGATCGGGCAGATCCTCGGCGACGTCCCGGCCGGTGCGCTCGCGGCGAGGATCGGCGACCGTCGGGCGATGGTGCTGGCGGCGTCGGTGACGATCGTGACCCTCGGCGCGAGTGCGCTCGCGCGGTCGGTCTGGGTGCTCGGCGCCGGCGTGCTCGCGACCGGCGCGGCCAACGCCGTGTTCATGCTCGCGCGGCAGTCCTACCTGACCGAGGCGAGTCCCGTCCTGCGGCGGGCCCGCGCGCTGTCGACGCTGGCCGGGGTGCAGCGCATCGGGACGTTCATCGGACCGTTCGCCGGTGCGCTCGTCATCCACCTGGCCGGGGTCGGCGCGGTGTACTGGCTGGCCGTCGGCACGTCGGCGGTCGCGGCGGTGATCGTGGCCGTCGTGCCCGATGTCGCGGACACCGCCGAGACCGCCGCCGCGAAGCTGCGGGCGGCGACGGTCGTGCCGATGCGGCGGATCGTCGCCGACCACCGCCAGGTGTTCCTCACGCTCGGGTTCGCGGTGCTCGCCGTCGGCGCCGTCCGGGGGCGCGCCAGACGATCCTGCCGTTGTGGACCGAGCACCTCGGGATGTCCGCGACCACGACGAGCCTGGTGTTCGGGCTGTCCGGGGCGGTCGACATGCTGCTCTTCTACCCGTCGGGGAAGGTCATGGACCGGATGGGGCGCCTGTGGGTGGCGATCCCGTCGATGCTCGTGA
- a CDS encoding flagellar hook-associated protein FlgK produces the protein MVDRLKTLYASASTEWSQSRSDLTSMVSDVNTTASSVADLNAKILSITNAGGSANELMDKRDQLITQLSSLTGATARIKDNGTVDVLVGGNALVDGARANAIAVTGAATFTNATTSAPPANTVQIVWAANPAVQVPLSGGKLAGTLSVLAPPDASGTGGMLTEAAASYNAVATALATTVNAVHSTGQDQSGNPAGDFFALDPTQPAALGLSVAITDTTKIAAATTTGGLVDGSLADSISQLASASGSPDTTWSAFVVKLGVDAKSATSRATVAEAARSSAEGLQMAQTSVSTDEEATNMLTYQRAYEGSARVLTAIDQMLDTLINRTGMVGR, from the coding sequence GTGGTCGACCGACTCAAGACGCTCTACGCGTCAGCCTCGACCGAGTGGTCGCAGAGCCGCAGCGACCTGACGAGCATGGTCAGCGACGTGAACACGACGGCCTCCTCGGTCGCCGACCTGAACGCCAAGATCCTGTCGATCACCAATGCCGGCGGCTCGGCGAACGAGCTCATGGACAAGCGCGACCAGCTCATCACCCAGCTCTCGAGCCTCACCGGGGCGACGGCGCGAATCAAGGACAACGGCACGGTCGACGTCCTGGTGGGCGGCAACGCCCTGGTCGACGGCGCCCGCGCGAACGCCATCGCGGTCACCGGCGCGGCGACCTTCACGAACGCGACCACGTCGGCTCCGCCCGCGAACACCGTGCAGATCGTGTGGGCCGCGAACCCGGCCGTCCAGGTCCCGCTGTCGGGCGGGAAGCTCGCCGGGACGCTCTCGGTGCTCGCTCCCCCCGACGCCTCCGGCACCGGCGGCATGCTGACCGAGGCAGCGGCGTCGTACAACGCGGTCGCGACCGCGCTCGCGACCACCGTGAACGCGGTGCACTCGACCGGGCAGGACCAGAGCGGGAACCCCGCAGGGGACTTCTTCGCCCTCGACCCGACGCAGCCCGCAGCCCTTGGCCTGTCGGTCGCGATCACGGACACCACGAAGATCGCGGCGGCGACGACCACCGGCGGCCTCGTCGACGGTTCGCTCGCCGACTCCATCAGCCAGCTCGCCTCGGCCTCGGGCAGCCCGGACACGACCTGGTCGGCGTTCGTGGTGAAGCTCGGCGTCGACGCGAAGAGCGCGACGAGCAGGGCGACCGTCGCCGAGGCGGCCCGTTCGAGTGCGGAAGGACTCCAGATGGCGCAGACGAGCGTGAGCACCGACGAGGAGGCGACGAACATGCTGACGTACCAGCGTGCGTACGAGGGGTCCGCGCGTGTGCTCACCGCGATCGACCAGATGCTCGACACGCTGATCAACCGCACCGGCATGGTGGGGCGGTGA
- a CDS encoding DUF2530 domain-containing protein — MPSVLSMALRPDRRRASPPPLDVDLRAVSLVGMAVWAVATVVGGLLWWLADAPWTVPATCVAGLALGLLGLRWDRRHRGAASAAE; from the coding sequence GTGCCCTCCGTCCTGTCGATGGCGTTGCGTCCCGACCGCCGCCGCGCCTCACCGCCGCCCCTCGACGTCGACCTGCGCGCCGTGAGCCTCGTCGGCATGGCCGTCTGGGCGGTCGCGACGGTCGTCGGCGGCCTGCTGTGGTGGCTGGCCGACGCACCCTGGACCGTCCCCGCGACCTGCGTGGCCGGACTGGCGCTCGGCCTCCTCGGCCTGCGGTGGGACCGCCGTCACCGGGGCGCCGCCTCGGCTGCGGAGTAG
- a CDS encoding sigma-70 family RNA polymerase sigma factor translates to MRTFSFKFLKPCHLVVENRPVPEMTEQQMSDLVVAHLPLVGYHVNEVLMRVPSSVSRDDLASAGSLALVLASRAYDPSTGVPFGRYAALRIRGALLDELRSMDWASRGARQRARELSATSDRLTSSLGRAPSREELAAAIGTDVAGVDAARHDSERRVLSIDASVNPLADVLSDGAPGPEELLLTNERLTYLKAAVQTLPERLRYVVEQLFFHDRPVIELADELDVTQSRVSQLRSEALALLRDGMNASLDPELVAAAERPDGVAERRRQAYFASVAARAAESAKVSGILATPAPQGVVPLPHEESSAIVDLTAVAG, encoded by the coding sequence GTGAGAACTTTCTCCTTCAAATTCCTCAAGCCCTGCCACCTCGTCGTCGAGAACCGTCCGGTGCCGGAGATGACAGAGCAGCAGATGAGCGACCTGGTGGTCGCACACCTCCCCCTGGTGGGCTACCACGTCAACGAGGTGCTGATGCGGGTCCCGTCGTCGGTCTCCCGTGACGACCTCGCCTCGGCGGGCAGCCTCGCGCTGGTCCTGGCCTCCCGCGCGTACGACCCGAGCACCGGTGTGCCGTTCGGCCGGTACGCCGCCCTGCGGATCCGCGGCGCCCTGCTCGACGAGCTCCGCTCGATGGACTGGGCCAGCCGTGGCGCGCGGCAGCGGGCCCGCGAGCTCTCGGCGACGAGCGACCGACTCACGTCGTCGCTGGGCCGGGCACCGTCGCGCGAGGAGCTCGCCGCTGCGATCGGCACGGACGTCGCCGGGGTCGATGCGGCACGCCACGACAGCGAGCGTCGCGTCCTGAGCATCGACGCGTCGGTCAACCCCCTCGCGGACGTCCTCAGCGACGGGGCGCCGGGGCCGGAGGAGCTGCTCCTGACGAACGAACGCCTCACCTACCTGAAGGCTGCGGTGCAGACGCTGCCCGAGCGGCTCCGGTACGTCGTCGAGCAGCTGTTCTTCCATGACCGGCCGGTGATCGAGCTCGCCGACGAGCTCGACGTCACGCAGTCGCGGGTCAGTCAGCTTCGCTCGGAGGCGCTCGCCCTCCTCCGGGACGGCATGAACGCGAGCCTCGACCCGGAGCTCGTCGCCGCGGCCGAGCGGCCCGACGGGGTCGCCGAGCGCCGGCGGCAGGCGTACTTCGCGTCGGTCGCGGCGCGTGCGGCCGAGAGCGCCAAGGTGTCCGGCATCCTCGCGACACCGGCGCCGCAGGGCGTGGTCCCGCTGCCGCACGAGGAGTCGTCCGCGATCGTCGACCTGACGGCGGTGGCCGGGTGA
- a CDS encoding flagellar assembly protein FliW, whose amino-acid sequence MTAVLVSVGLPGAHVDIPDTLELTTPLPGLPGHVRYSLTPLDEIGVLFALRSHDEPPVRLFVVPPREFFATYTPVIPAAVRESLDLTEDDTVLLTVVSPPQGDEPATANLLAPIVINARTGRAVQTVLDDSGWPLRAPLG is encoded by the coding sequence GTGACCGCCGTGCTCGTCTCGGTCGGCCTGCCCGGCGCCCACGTGGACATCCCGGACACCCTCGAGCTGACGACGCCGCTGCCCGGGCTCCCGGGACACGTGCGCTACTCGTTGACACCGCTCGACGAGATCGGCGTGCTCTTCGCCCTCCGGAGCCATGACGAGCCCCCGGTGCGCCTCTTCGTCGTGCCGCCGCGCGAGTTCTTCGCGACCTACACCCCGGTGATCCCGGCCGCGGTCCGCGAGTCCCTCGACCTGACCGAGGACGACACCGTCCTGCTGACGGTGGTCAGCCCTCCGCAGGGCGACGAGCCGGCGACCGCGAACCTGCTCGCCCCGATCGTCATCAACGCGCGGACCGGCAGGGCCGTCCAGACGGTGCTCGACGACTCCGGGTGGCCGCTGCGCGCCCCCCTCGGTTGA